The genomic stretch ccctgcttgtggtttggaaagcagtcgaggacggcccaaagacttgggatcctgcacctgagtgggatacctggaagaagtttcctgactttggattggctcagctgtggctgttgtggccacatggggagaaaaccagcatatgcaatatcttctttcttttttaagatttatctatttttattacaaagccagatatacagagaggaagatctcccatctgatgattcactccccaagtgagctgcaacagccggtgctgcgctgatctgaagctgggaaccaggaatctcttccgggtctcccacacgggtgcagggtcccaaggcattgggccagcctcgattgctctcccaggccacaagcagggagctggatgggaagtggagctgccaggattagaacctgtgcccatatgggatcccagcgcattcaaggcgaggactttagccgctaggccatggcgccgggccccagatggaagatgtttccatctgtctcctctctgtgaatctttccaataaaaataaataaatcttaaaaaaaaaaaagtcaagtctgAGGCCACCCGAAGCAAgctttcttgggggactccccaactggacctCTGGACTCAGATCCTGGCCACTGGGAAACATTACAGGAGGTATTGTCTGACCCTGAATGCATGTGTTGGGACTAGGCAGTTGCTGTTGGatgtgcaatggacagcatgccctGATCACACCGTGGGCGACAtgcatgatggccagctcatgtAGGTCAGCAGGAAgtgtcaactgcctcatcagaggatggagagcagaacagcctggacaattctggctaggctttgcagcatgttcccgggtatgtggatgcactaaggtggccTTCATCAATGAATACatcttggaagaattttctcaaccctgaagcaATGAAACCAGCAAGTCACACCCTTAGAACACTCTTctccacatcggggtctctaaggaGTCAAAGCACCATctctcatccctgggtgctgatgtggtttcaCAGTAAGGCATGTTTCCCTCCCCCCGTCTTCCCtacagacacagggaaaaaaacctaaaacatttgtcccacccaccttcctccatagctGACCCTCCCCATCTTAATCAGGCCCACATGGGTGTCTATCCcttcaattatgtaaacaatattttacaaaatgcaaaaacaaaacaaagtcacCTGCAGAGAGCAGACAGTTTAATGCCATTCCCTTGGCTACCACCTTCTGCTGTCCTTCCCCTGGTCAGACTGGACAGGAGCCTGGCCCCTGGGCCCTGGGTGGCTACCCTCGCCTCCGGGATCAGGAAGGATGGGTTTCCTGCCAAGGCCGTGgctgaaggagggaggagggcactgtggatgggaagcgggatatGGGTAGGCAATGACAAGGCCACGTGGCTGTCAGACACCAAGGGGTGGAGACCGGGTTACACACCTGCGTTCTTCACCTGAGGTCGTGTCCAGCCTTAAGTCCACTGCCCCAGCCTGCAGAGCCCAGGCTCGTGAGCCCAGAGCTGGGGGAAGGGGCCTTTCAAGtcttggctccctcctgcctgtccCGCTCCTTGGGCAAGAGCTCCTAGAGCCAGCTGAGCTGCTCTTCCTCATACCGCTGCGGGTCGATGAAGGGCCGGTCGATGGAGCGGATCATCAGCTCCCCACAGTATACACATTCAGCGGCCACCAGCTCATCGAGGTCAGCCTTCAGTTGTTCGCGGCTGGGCCCCACGGCGGCAGCCCCTGCCTCGGCCTCCTTGGCCCGGGTCGGGCCCTTGGCAGGGGGCAGTGAGGCCCCCAGCTTTCGCTGTAGCTCCTCCAGCCGGGCCTGCTTGTAGGCGGGCAGGCCAGGCCGCACGGCCTGCAGCAGGCAGTCTGCGTGGAACATGTGGCCACACAGGAAGAGATAGAAAGGGCGGTTCAGTAAGGGGAAGTCGCAGGCGGCGCACTTGTCCTGTGGCTCCACAGTGCCGTAGCGGCCCCGCAGCTCCTGCAGGTCGCGCCGGATGCGCTGGGCACTGGCTGTTGCCTCCTCCATCTCCCGCTGCAGCTCCTGGATGTGGTGGTTGTAGGCATTCAGCGAGCTGCAAATGGCCTCCTTGAAGTGGTCGATAGTGACGAAGTCTGGGAAGAAGGGCAGAACGTCCTCGATCTTGAGCAAGGGGCAGCTGGCCAGGCAGGCCATGGCAGTCTGcacgtcctcctcctcctgcaccacATGCCGTGCAATCTTCAGCCACAGCTTCTTGCGCAGCTCCTCATCGTCCTCAGGCAAGTCCGCACACTGCTTGGCCAGGTCCACGTCCACCTGTGCAGAGACCGTGGTGTTAGGGACACAGGGAGAAAGCTGCCCAGGGAGAAGCAGGGCCGAAGACCTGGGGGAGGAACCTATGGTATTGGTGACGGACCTGTCCCAGTCGCAGCTATGCAATCCACCTCTGGTAGCGGGACTCTAGTTAGACTAAAACTTAACAAATTACTTGGTGGTGGCACTGTGGAATAGCAGGTAAACCACCATCTGCCATGCCAGCGTTCAATACGGACACcctgagtcccagcagcttcacttcccatccagctccctgcttgtggcctggaagaagctcctggctcctcactttagATTGActtaactctggccactgtgggagttaaccagaggatgaatatttctgtctttccaataaaaattttaaaatcttaaaaaaaaaaaaagtgaaaggggggaaggaaggagagaaaagaagggagaggaggggacctgggaggagaagaaaaggaaagagagggagagagagagtaagagtaaatcttccatctgctgggttagtgcataaatggcagcaacagctggggttgggccaagcccAAGGCAAGAGCCAAACaccccatctgggtttcccaagtgacTTGCACAGACTCATGCTCCTGGGCCACCCCTGGCTGCCCTCTGGGGAGTGTGAACAAAGAGCTgtctgggaagtggaggaggagctgggactccaaaggCCATTtgagtatgggatgccagcatggcaagcAGCAGCCAGCCTCACATCAACAGGTTGCTTAAGGCCATATGCATGAAACACCCCAAGAGTTCACAACACGCAGAAGTGTGGCACAGGGCTGAAGGCACTGCTCGGGGGACGTCTGCAGCCCCAGGGAGGCAGCTTCTGggttgagtcttggctctgcttctaagcacccttgggtcccagcaccagCAAGCCTCCAGCATGGGAAGCTGCCACCATTGCTGTTCTCCCAGCCTCTCTGGGCTAGGGTCCAGACTGGGGGCTCACCTGTAGGGCCAGGTCCACGGCTTCCTCATACAGCTCCAGGACCTTGTAGACGTGCACGCAGGCGCGGTGATGGCCATGCTCAGCACAGAGACGCAGTGCATACTTGAGGTCGTAGTGCACTCGgtgagggctgctcccagcctgctcAAGGTAGGCCAGCAGCGAGGCTGGTTGGCCACGGGCATACAGTGACAGCAGATAGTTGTGAATGGCCTGCTCGGTCTCCCCCAGCACATTCACACAGAATTCCATGTAGCGGATGGCCTGGCTCACCTGCTGGGTCTCACCACCCTGGCTGTAGTTTACCAAGGCAGGGATGAGCTGCCGGGCATCCAGGCGACTGCCCATCTCAATCCAGGCATCCACCAGCTGACGGGGGATGTGGCGGATGAGTATAGGTGAGAATTTATAGAAGAGCTGGGGGTCCCGGTGGCGGGCGAGCACGGCCAGGGCCTCCTCGTAGGCTTCATGCTGGCAGTGGTATGCCACCACACGCTCGTAGTCTTGCATGATCACCGCAAAGTACACCATGTGCTCTGTGTCCCCATGGCTGGCCAGTAGCTCGTGGATGGATGCCCGGCTGGCAAATAGCCACTCCTTGTGGCGGGGGCTGCTGAGGAAGGCCCGGAAGCGCTCACGGGTCTCCCGGTAGAGGGGCAGGGCCTCGGCGTCGccctgcagggccccaagccGGCTCAGGTACAGCTCGGTCAGCCAGGTGGTCAGCAGTGTAGCCTGTGTGCGCTCAGCCGGCTTCAAACCGGCCAGCTTGCGCTGCAGGAACTCGGCCAGGGCCTCCTCCTGCCGGGCCTCCAGAAACTTGAGGGCGATCTCCTCAAAGTAGCTCTGGGTGAGCGCGTAGCAGCGGGCGCTCTCCAGATAGCGCTGCTGGCGGAAGCAGAAATCGGCCTCGCGGGCTAGGACGGTGTCCAGGCAGTCGGGCCGCTCACGGCAGTACTCCTTGGCCAGGTCAAAGCGATTCATGTCCAGGTAGGTGCGCCACACATCGCGGGCTTCCCGCTGCACGTGGTAGCGGAAGACGGCACGCTCGGTGTAGGCCCACAGCTGGCCCGTAGATGTGTCTTTCACCATGTGTTTCAGCGGCCCAAACTTCTCCAGGAAGTGGTCCCGAAGCACCACCTGTCCTGTCAGTGTGCACACTGCCTCCACACGgtctgccagcagcagcaggaagtggaacTGGGTCAACACGATGGCGAGGGGTGGGCTGGCACCGGGTCCGACTCCCTCAGGGTACTCCCAGACTCGCTCCTCGCTCAGTAGGGAATCGGGCCGCCCACAGTCCAGCGCCCCATACAGCACGCCGTCCCCCATCATCCAGGCGAAGGCCCGGGGAGCAGAGCGCAGCTTGGGGGTATAGAAGGCCAACTCGCTGTAGCCCAGGTTGCTAGGAAACTCCCGGAACGGGGGCGGGTGGTCAGTATAGGCCGCAAAGAGTCCCGAGAAGCCCTGGGCCTCCGCCCCCTCGGCTGTTCGCCCAATGAACTGGAACAGGCGTTGCCGAGTGGTGGCAATGACGAAGCCGCGCCCATCAGGGCCCCGCTCAGCCTCAAGGGAACACACAGGCGCTGGACCCCCTTCTTCATTGAGCACGTATAGGGGACGGAAGTAGAGATCGGGGGCAGGGCCGAAGAGTCCGCCCTCGCTGGCTGAGAGCTCTGCTTCAAAGATCTGGCCCTGGGCAGTGCCCACCAGGATGGGACCCGTGCTGCTCTCAGTGCCCAGGGCTTTGTTCCAACCCACACTCTCCACTAGCTGCCCCTTCCAGCGCGCCAGTGGCCGTACCTTCTGTCCATTGCGGTTTAAGTACAGGACCTCTGTGCTGCTCAATGCAATGAGCAGGTGAGAGCCTGCAGAGAGGAAATCAGGGTGCCCTGGTTGATGCTGCCATTCCTAGCCTCAGCCGCACCCTGGGcgcaccccacccaccccagatcccTTCTCCAACCCCACCATCACCTACCGGTATGGTCCAGGAACATCTTGTGAACTTGGGCATCATCCTTGCGCCCCAGATCCACTTGGTTGAGTTCATTAGGCTTGCTCAGGTCAATGCTGCAGGGATGAGAGAGGAAAGGTCACCCTGGAGAAGGGTCCATCCTCCTCTGGGTCACTGTCTTCTGCAAGAATCTGACAAAGCTGCTGCCTCCTTGCCCTGAAGCCACAGCCACAACTCGGGATTCCAAGCATGGGTGCAGGCAGGTGGTGTCATGGCtcaggccccacctgggacacccGCATCCAATATCAGAGTATCAGGGAACCACTCCactgtggggtgtgggtgtctaACCAGCCATCTGCCCAACTTCATTCCACTCAGGTCCAGTTCTTCCATAAATAATGGGTCTCTGCCCACCCCCTTCCCCGCAAGCTGGTCCTTCTTTCTATGGCTATATTTCCCAGACTGAGGTAGCTACATCACAGgtacacatattttaaatttcaatagATGCTGGCAGATTAGGTTTCCCAACAACAGTGGCAACAGACACTCCTGTGCGCCTTGAAAGGGATATGGCTCGGATGTGGTGTATCCCTCAGGGGTTGCATGCACACCTGCTTCCTGGTGTTGGGACTCTGGGAAGAAGCGGGAGCCCAGTGGGGGTACCCTGTAGCTTCTGGATTCTGAGTAACAAAGTCTCTCTTTAGCCTGGGACCACAGAAATTTATTAagtattcttttaatattttcattgttctttaactttttttttttaaatgtatttgaaaggcagaataacagagaggaagaaaagaaagggagagagattttctatccactggtttcttTCTCatatggctacaatagccagggctgggtcaggccacagtcagagccaggaactccatctgggtctcccatgagggtagcaTGGGACCAGGCAATGGACTATCTTATGCCAtgctcccaggcacattggcagggagctggatcagaagtggagcagccaggacttacaccagcactctgatatgggaaactGGTGCTAGCTGCTACTGGCgcagcacagtgcctgggcttAGAATTCATTGTTATGAGACAGTGGCCTACCTCTGCTTTATCACAGCTGGATATTCCAAGAGACCAGCAATTTTGCTCACATCTTTGCCACACATCCGTGGCTCTATTTCAGGACTCTGAGAGCTTGATACACCCTTTATTGGACGAAGGAACACATCTAAAGAGAGCTCACACCTGGGGAGCacaactgggaagtgaatccaggtctatttgttttaaaagcacatgattaatttattttaattttgcttagaaagcagagagacaaagtgagagacagagagaccgtccctccaatggttcactcccccaaatgattgTAACAGTTCCGGATACCTGAGGCCCCTGCCAGGACACCCACGGAGCCGGTTGGGATGTAAAGACACGAACCAACGTGTGCTGCCTTCTTGGGGTGTGCAGGAacctagatcagaagcagagtagctgacaCCCCAAGTGGGATCTTCACTGCCTGCGCAAAATGCCTACCCCTACCTGATTCCTAACTATGCCACCATGTCGGTCCTTCATGGGGATGGAGGGGACACTGCCTGACAATTCCAAATCTGACCCTTTGCCTGCTCCAGGGAGTGACCCGCCCACTGCTGATGCCTAACACTTCCAGGCCCTTGCCCACCGGCGCAGCGCCTCCTTGCCCAGGCTCATGCACAGCTGGTTGCAGGACACCACCAGGCTCGTGATCCGCTCAGGAGGCGTGTAGTCGATGCGTTGCTTTGTGAAGATGGGTGCCTCTTTCTCCAGCTGCGCAGTCACGTACCCTATGGGGAAGGGTGAAGCTGAGATCAGCTCCCAACGAGACTGGGGCAGTGGGGGGCTGAACACAAGGAGAGGCAAGAAGCAAATCAAGACCCCAAAACACTGACGTCAAAAATACAGATACTAAACAGtgttcctatttatttattttcattttatttgaaaggcagacatatgGAGAGAGAATTATTTCCTcgactgattcactcgccaaatgagCGCAAAGGCTAGGGTCGGACCAGGCACAAGCTAGCAGCCTGGAACACCAcccaggtcttccccatgggtggcagggacccaagtacttgacacATGATATGCAAGAGCAAGAAACCAAGAGGTCAGGGCCCGAGTCCGGCACTGGTGTGTGGGATTCAGGCATCTCCAGGGGACTTGACTTTGAGACAAATGCCCGGCTCCCCCACACACTTTGTACAGCATGGGGGAGGCTGACTCTTGGACCCCTCGAGATGTTGTTGCAGCATGCTGCACCTGTTCCTGGGGTCACGGGGTAGAGTGGCTTGGCCGTTCCCTTTAGTGGGCTTTGGCACAAGCTATCTCAACTCAGCTAAAGCAGGGACCCCTCCCTGCAAGTCCACAGCTTTCAGAGGGAAACCCTGGGGAGCATTCCAAGCAGAAGCACTAAGAACCCAAGGCTGCAGGCTCTCCTGCCTCCAGAGACCCCAATGCTCTACTGACCTACTATCGTCCACAGAATTCCCCTCAGGCTGCAGGCAGCACCTGGCTCTCCCCAGGACCCCAAATATTTCCTTCCTATCTCATCCCTCTTCTGCGATACaatcctcccaccccatcccgcAGGACCATCCCTTCCCAACAGTCTCCCTTTTAGCAGCTTCTTGGccttcattctctccctcccacccgcAGGGAGAGGCACATGAGAAAAGCACAGAATGAGACGTCTCCAGGCAGCGGTCTCCTCGGCAGGGCCTTCCTCATCTCAGTTCCACTTCCCTCTTCACGGGACTCTAGCTGTAAGGCCCACAGCGCGGTTACCGCAGCTACTTCTCAAACTTAGTCCTGCCACCACAACATGGAGACTCAGGGGGCCTGGACAGCTAACAGGAGGACAAGCGCAGCATGCACACCCCGGAAAACGACGCTGAGCTCTTGCAGCCCGCCCTCCCTGGCCTCCTCTTCCTTACCAGAGTGGGGGATGCCCACGCTGGGGCAGCCGGGCTGCAAGACGGCCGAGCGGGACAACGAATCCTCGTACTCATCCAGGATGGACGCCATGGCGCCCGGCCGCTGGGCTTTTCGCCCGGGCACCCCGCTGGGATCCCCGTCTCCCGGATGGAAGGCGGGGACTCCCCAACTTCTGACAGATCCTGGGAACCTGGCGTCGCCTCCTCTCTTTAAAAtcctgaagatctctctcctctctctctcgcctCTACGGCGAGAAGATCGGGTGGGATGCTCTCCCCCTTGAAGCTGAAGCGGGTTTGCACCCGACTCGCAGCCCCTAAAGGATCACACGCTCCGGTCCATCGAGCCGCGACAGCTCAGCTGACTCCTGACGCGCGATTATAACGTCACTTCCGGACTCAGcgtgtgtgtatctctctctctctctctctcccctccccgaaGTTTGCGCGCGCAGCTCGTCGCGGGGTCCGCCTTTCAGGACCGGGCGACCCGGGCTGCCGGGGTCATAACCCGCCCGGCCAGGGGTGGCCAGCCGGAGCGGAGCGGCGGGCCCAGCCCGGGGCCGAGTCCTGGACGCCTCCGCTAGGGAGCGGAGCCGGGAGTGGCCCGACCTGGCCGGCGCCGCCATGCCCCGCTGCAGTCCCAGGCTTGGACACCAGGAGGCAATCCAGGCCTTCTCGGCGACCTGCCCCGCGCCGTCCGGGAGCCGAACTCCAGCTCTCAGGCCCTGGCCTCGTTTCTCAGGTGATCGGCTTGGCCTCCCTGACCAGCTCCTGCCCTCGGTCCCTCCTGCTGCAGTCGCTGTCCGGGCCCCACCTCCCCCGACGGGTGCGGACAGTCCtggcctctccctcctcccacactCGACTCCCTCAGCCTGCCAACAGGTGACAGGACTGGTGGCCTAGCCAGTGAGAAGCCATGTCCTGCCCCCACGGTGGCACCTTGACGTAGGGGAGACGCAGCACGAAGCCAGGGAAGATGAAACAGCCCCGAAGTGCGTGTGTGAACGTGTCGATCACACACTTGTTAGCCAAAGAGGAGTTAGGCACTGGCTCTGCGCAGGGTGCTAGGCTCACAGGTGTGCAAGCGTCGCCGTGGAGAAAGTCATAAGACAGCATGGGGATGGGGGTGGCGGAGGATGCCTCAAGTAAATACATCACTAATTGATGGGCTTCTTCATAAGATCTCTGGTCCACAAATGGATGTTCACTCGGTGCCCAACATCCACCATGCAGTCTGTGGGGACATGACACAGAACAAAATGGAGAGAGGCCTTTGGCTTTGTGGGGGACATACTCAGCAATACAGCCACAGTGCTGTGGGAACCTGGAGGATGAGACACTTAACAGTAGCAGGCGCCagggccaaggaggccacaggtggTGGTGATAGGGCATCCCCAACTAAAGCATTGAGGAGTTCCTGAACCACGGGACTGTGGGGACTCAGCAGCTACTGCAGCAGCGTTGGCCTCTTCCACCGCAATGGCGTCTCTTACCTTCTGGGGCCTGAGCACTGCCCTTGGATACGGTGGGAGGCTCCAGGCCAGGGTCACTGCCTGGCTGCTAGGAGCTCCTCGTCGCTCCCAGCAGCACCTAGAAGCACTCTGTACTTTATGTAGTCATACTACTCTTGTTCACCGTCCCTGCAAGACACAGAGAACCGTGACCCTCCTCGACTCCCACCCAGGCCTCTGGGCCTCCAGGGGCCCCACCCTGCCCCCGTGGAGGTAATGGgtgatgccttcccaggtcactttGCTGTGCCTCTCTGGGCTCTGCCTTTCCTGCCCAGGCTTGCAGCCTTAATGCTGTTTTGTGACCTGAAGAGGGCAGTCCTGAGGCTGGTTGGTGAGGcagccctgggctgccctgcTATGGGCATCAGGAcctcccccacacccctccccccagtaCCTGCCATTGGCCATTTGCCCTCGGGTCTAGGCTGAGCAGGGGAGGGTGTCCTTGCTGCATGGAGCCTGCCTGCAGCTGGAAAGGGTTCTCAGGGAACAGGATACTCCCAGTGCCTGCTCCCTCTCCTCCATGATCCTCCTCCTGAGGCTGTGTGGGCTGAGGTGCAGGTGCCACTACAAACTTGGTCCTATCTCCCTGACAAGTTAGAGACCACAGTCAACCTGCACACGTGCGTTCTTCAGTCCTTAGCCTGGACTTTGAAGGAGGAGCCAAAGACTggcctcctgctccctgcccagctaCTCACTGTGACCCACCCTTGGCAGCCTTTGGTCTCTACAGAGAATGTTACTGTAACACTTAACTAATAGGGCTTTGCCGAGGAGTCAATGAGCAGATCCACATGAAAGCTCATTGCTATCATTTAACATGGAACAAGGAGCCTGAGCTCCAGAAACCCTAAACATGGATTTGAGCCAATTTAGTAGGGTTGAGAGAGAGACATTCTCTATCCTGTCTCCCAGTGctggcaatagccagggctgggtcatgctgaagccaggtaTCAGGAACTCtgcctgcatctcccatgtgggtggaaatgACCCAAGAATCTGAGGCACCAACTGCTGCCTCCAAAGAGGCATTAGgaagaagctgggtgggaaaaagagtagatgggactcaaactgccactGAGACATAGGATGTGGATGTTCTGGacagaagcttaacccactgtgccacagtgtatGTCCTTGGCTATAATCTGACAGTTTCTGCTATGCCTTCCCTTACCCTGGTTACTTTGGGGTGATGGGTTACATTGTGTCATACTGTCTTGTTATCACAGAGGCTGATGGCAGGGAGTAACCCAGACCTTCCTGAGCATGGGATTCAGGGGTGCCTTCAGGACCTCCAGGACCTCCAGGCTGCAGATGCTCATCCACCAGCCATGGACCACAGAGAAAGCGAGACAGATGTCACAATGCTGCTGGGCCGGGATGCTGAGTGGTTCACATATTAAAACAGGGGGGTCTGAAGTGCATGTGTTATCCCCAAAGAGCTACAAAGGCAGGTGCAGGAAAAGCCAGTGCTGAAGACCGGAGGACCagagaagtgggacagactgtagCCCATTGCGAAAGCTGTTGAATAGGCCCTGGGAAGGTTTTGGTTGGGGATGAGATCATCCGATGTAGGTTCTAGAAAGACGGGTGGTGGCTTGGGTGGAGTCCACCTCTCTGGGAGAGGATGAGACCTGAGGCAGAGGtggggacaaagccaggaggagccaggcagCAGAGAGCTGGCCCAGGGGAAGGAGGGCGGACCAGGGGGCCGATTCTGTGTACAGGGTCCCTGAGGTCTAGGGTGGGGATgggcagacaaaagcagaatgCCTGGGAACTGCCAGGAACGTGACAGGTGACAGCAATGACCGCAATGCCTGGCAGGAGAAGGAGCTGGGTAGAGTTGGGGGGCAAGGCAGAGGTCATGTGACTGTTCATGGCCTGAACAGCTACTCCTTAGACACTTACAGGGCACTTAACCAGGGAGGCCCCAGCACCATGGGTTAACTTCCAGGCCATTACTAGCCCACTAAAAAGTGTGTGGCAATGGGCAGGTGCAATACCTCAATTGACCTAcaagtgccagttcgtgtccaggctgttccacttcctattcaactccctgctggtggcctgggaaggcaacggaccctgcacccatgtgggagatctgtacgaggctcctgacttctggcttcaaatcagctcagctctggctgttgcagccgtttggggagtataTCAGCAGATGGGgggtatttttttctctcctctctgtaaatctgcctttccaataaaaacacatccatctttttttttttttaaagtaattcttAGGACTGGCACTGTTGAACAATGAACTGAAAGCTGCCCCTACAGCATGGACATCCCATGTCAAAATGCCCTTAAGAACCCCAACTATTCTGCTTCCCATATAGTTCCTGCTCAGACACATGGGATGGtcccagaagatggtccaagtgcttgggaccctgccacccaggtgggacaccaggatggagtttctggcttctggctttggtctggcccaatcctggcagttgtagctgtttggagagtaaatcagctgatgggaaagctctctctctctgagtctctctttctgacactctgcctttcatgtaaaaaaataaatctttaaaagtaggtagtattttaatttttattattttaaaaaataggtatttTTATAACAGTTGTAGATTTATAGAAACATTGAGCAGACAGCACTGAGTCTGCATATAATTCAGATACTGTCCCTTATTATGGACACCTTACATTAATACGGGATCTTGATCCAAATTAATGCATCAAAATCAATACATTATTAAAGTTCATGCTTTATTCAGAttgcctagattttttttttcagattgtatttctttttatccatgtgggtgcagagtcccaaggctttgggccatcctcgactgctttcccaggccacaagcagggagctggatgggaagtggagcagcaaggacacaaacaggtgcccatatgggatttcaacacatgcaaggcaaggatttagccatcaggctctgcgctgggcccagattgCCTTAGTTTTTGCCCAATGACTTTTTCCTGGCTCAGGATTCAGCCCAGGCTGCCCCTTACattttgttgttgtggttgtcTCTCCTTACTCTCCCAAGGGCTGTGGCTTTTCCTTGGTTTTGACAATCTTGAGTACTGGAGAGATTTTTCAGGATGCTTTATATCAGAGTTTGTCTGATTCTCTGTGTTTAGACTCAGgctgtttatgggtgtgggagAGGTAAGTTGCCATGATCATCCATCATATTGAGGGTAGATATTATCAGGGTGACTGTCACTGTTGATGTTGCTTTAGGTCACCTGACTGAGCGGGGTTCAGCTGGTCTTCCACTGAAGTCTGTCC from Ochotona princeps isolate mOchPri1 chromosome 6, mOchPri1.hap1, whole genome shotgun sequence encodes the following:
- the VPS18 gene encoding vacuolar protein sorting-associated protein 18 homolog, with amino-acid sequence MASILDEYEDSLSRSAVLQPGCPSVGIPHSGYVTAQLEKEAPIFTKQRIDYTPPERITSLVVSCNQLCMSLGKEALRRIDLSKPNELNQVDLGRKDDAQVHKMFLDHTGSHLLIALSSTEVLYLNRNGQKVRPLARWKGQLVESVGWNKALGTESSTGPILVGTAQGQIFEAELSASEGGLFGPAPDLYFRPLYVLNEEGGPAPVCSLEAERGPDGRGFVIATTRQRLFQFIGRTAEGAEAQGFSGLFAAYTDHPPPFREFPSNLGYSELAFYTPKLRSAPRAFAWMMGDGVLYGALDCGRPDSLLSEERVWEYPEGVGPGASPPLAIVLTQFHFLLLLADRVEAVCTLTGQVVLRDHFLEKFGPLKHMVKDTSTGQLWAYTERAVFRYHVQREARDVWRTYLDMNRFDLAKEYCRERPDCLDTVLAREADFCFRQQRYLESARCYALTQSYFEEIALKFLEARQEEALAEFLQRKLAGLKPAERTQATLLTTWLTELYLSRLGALQGDAEALPLYRETRERFRAFLSSPRHKEWLFASRASIHELLASHGDTEHMVYFAVIMQDYERVVAYHCQHEAYEEALAVLARHRDPQLFYKFSPILIRHIPRQLVDAWIEMGSRLDARQLIPALVNYSQGGETQQVSQAIRYMEFCVNVLGETEQAIHNYLLSLYARGQPASLLAYLEQAGSSPHRVHYDLKYALRLCAEHGHHRACVHVYKVLELYEEAVDLALQVDVDLAKQCADLPEDDEELRKKLWLKIARHVVQEEEDVQTAMACLASCPLLKIEDVLPFFPDFVTIDHFKEAICSSLNAYNHHIQELQREMEEATASAQRIRRDLQELRGRYGTVEPQDKCAACDFPLLNRPFYLFLCGHMFHADCLLQAVRPGLPAYKQARLEELQRKLGASLPPAKGPTRAKEAEAGAAAVGPSREQLKADLDELVAAECVYCGELMIRSIDRPFIDPQRYEEEQLSWL